GGCGGCCTCATTGATGAGGACGCCTTAGCTAGAGGCATAACGAGCGGCCGTATCGCCGGCGCTGCTCTCGATGTTTTCAGCAAGGAGCCTCCCCATAAAGACAATCCCCTGCTCTCTCTTCCCCAGGTTATCTGCACACCACATCTGCGGGCGGCGACAACGGATGCGCAGATCAATGTCACAGTTCAGGTAGCGCGACAGATCGTCGATTTCCTCCTGCGGGGCAACATCGTCAATGCTATTAATGTGCCGTCCATCAGCGCCGAACTGCTGGCGGTCATGAAGCCCTATATCGACCTGGCCGGGCGGCTCGGCTCCTTTCAGGCGCAACTTTGCGCCCGCGGCCTGGAGAAGCTCACCATCGAATATGCCGGCAGCGTCACTGACTTTCCCACGGAGCCTCTGACTCTCTCCCTGCTCAAGGGCCTGCTGACCCCCATGATCGGCTCCATGGTCAACTATGTGAACGCTCCGCACCTGGCTGAAGAACGGGGAATCAAAGTGTTGGAGACTCGCAGCAAAGCCTCTGAGGGGTTCGCCAACATGATCCGCCTGACGGTACATTGCGCTGACGGGGTACGTTCCGTCTGCGGTGCCCTTTTCGGCGAGGAGGATTACCGCATTGTCCGAGTGGACGACTACCCGGTAGAAGCCGTCCCCGACGGGCACCTCCTCGTCCTGCACAACGATGATCGTCCTGGCGTGATTGGCTTTATTGGCTACACCCTGGCCGAAGCCGGCATCAACGTGGCCATGATGAACCTTTCCCGTCGCAAGATCAAAGGAAGGGCCATTTCGCTGATCAATGTCGACAGCGAAATACCGGAAGCGGTGCTGACCAACATGCGCAACAACGCCCATATCCTTTCGGCGGTGCAGGTCAGGCTCTGACCAGGCGCCGCCGAAGGAGACCGACCGCCCAGACGGTCGATACGAACACAAGACTTTGCAACGGATATCAACCATGCCTATTCCCGATAACGCCATCGAGGCCATGCTCCCCAAAGGAGTGAAGGATTTCCTCCCGGTCAAGGCGGCCAAGATTGACTTTCTTCGCAGCAGCCTGCTCAGCGTTTTCAGCTTGTGGGGCTTTCGTCCCGTCATCCCGCCGTCCCTCGAATTTCTCCATGACCTGGAGCGGGGCCTAGGGGCCGGACTGCGGGAGAAGACCTTCCGTTTCGACGACCGTCAGAGCGGCAAACTGGTGGCCTTTCCCCCCGACATCACTCCCCAGGTCGCCCGCATTGTCGCCACGCGCATGCGCGAGATGCCGCTGCCGCTGCGTCTGTGCTATTCGGGCCGGGTTCTGCGCCACACCGAGATACAGGCCGGCAAGGACCGTGAGATCTTTCAGGCGGGAGTCGAGCTGATTGGCTTGGAAAGTCCGGAGGCCGATGCCGAAATGATCGCCATGGCCGTGGAGTGTCTTAAAAATTTGGGGGCGGGTGAATTCACCATCGATATCGGTCAGGTCGAGTTCTTTCGAGGCGTCATGGAAAACCTGCCCGTCTCCGGCGACCGGGCCCGGCTGATTCAGGCCGCCATCGCCCGTAAAGACAATTCCGGCCTCAAAGAGCTTTTGGCCGATCTGCCCCTGACCGAGCAGGCCCGAGCCGAAGTAATGGCGCTCCCCCGCCTCTTCGGCGGCCGGGAGGTTCTGCAAAAGGCCGAAAACGTGGTGAGCAACGACCGTTCGCGCAAAGCGCTGTCCGACCTCAAAAAAGTTTTGGATATCCTTGAGGTCTATGGGGTTGAGGACCATGTCACCTTTGACCTTGGCGAACTGCGCGGACTCGACTACCATACGGGTGTAACCTTCCAGGGGTTCCTCACCGGCTTCGGCCGTGCCGTCTGCTTCGGCGGCCGCTACGACAACCTGACCGCTGCCTACGGCTATCCGGCCCCGGCCACGGGCTTCGCCTTCAATCTGCTCAACCTGCTCTTTGCCCTGGACAAACGACTGGATGAACTGGCCGTCTGCCAGACCGACGTGCTCATTTTTCAGTCCGCCCCGGACAAGGAACTGGCCCAGCGCCTGGCCCAGACTCTGCGGAAAAAAGGCATCTCCGCCGCTCGCGATATCATTCCCCGCGATCTGGAAGGCTCCCTGGCCTATGCTCGCAAAATGAACTTCCGTTATGTCATGATTCTGTCGCCGGCGCAGGATATCCGCCTCATCAACCTCACGGACGGTTCCGAAAAATCGGTGTCCTATCCATCGATCCAGGACGAAAGTTTCGTTCTTTAAGTCTCACCAGGAGAAAATCAATATGGCTAATGTAATTATCGTAGGCGCCCAATGGGGCGATGAAGGCAAGGGCAAGGTCGTTGATATCTACACCGAGTATGCCAACGATGTCGTCCGCTACCAGGGCGGCAACAACGCCGGGCACACCCTGGTCGTCGGTGACGAGAAAACCGTCCTCCACCTGATCCCCTCCGGCATCCTGCACGAAGGCAAGCGCTGCATCATCGGCAATGGCGTGGTCCTTGACCCCGAAGTTTTCATCCGCGAAATTACCAACCTGAAGAAAAAAGGGTACCTCAAAGACGACAGCCAACTGGTCATCGACGGCAACGTGCATGTCATCATGCCCTACCACCGGGAGATCGACAAAGCCCGCGAAGCCCGTTCCGGCGCTCGCAAGATCGGCACCACCGGACGGGGTATCGGCCCGACCTACGAAGACAAGATCGGCCGCCGCGGCATTCGTCTCAACGATCTGGTGAAGCCGCAGGTCTTCGCTCGTAAGCTCAAGGAAATTCTGCCCGAGAAGAACTTTTACCTTGAGAAGTTTCTGGGACAGAATCCTCTGTCCGAAGAAGCCATCCTCGAGGAGTACAGCGGCTACGCCCAGGTACTGGAGAAATACCTGGGTCGCGCCTCCCTCATCCTCAACGAGAGCATCGAGGCCGGGCACAACATCCTTTTCGAGGGCGCTCAGGGAAGTCTGCTTGACATCGACCACGGGACTTACCCCTACGTCACCTCGTCCTCAACCATCGCCGGCGGCGCCTGCACCGGTGCAGGTGTCGGGCCCCGGTTCATCGACGAAGTCATCGGCATCTCCAAAGCCTATGTCACCCGCGTCGGCGAAGGCCCCTTCCCCACCGAACTCAATGACGAGATGGGCGAAAAGCTGCGCCAGATCGGCCAGGAGTTTGGCGCTACAACGGGCCGCCCCCGGCGGACGGGTTGGTTTGACGCCGTGGCCCTGCGTGAGGCCGTGCGCACCAACGGCCTGACCGGGCTGGCCATCACCAAGCTCGACGTTCTCAACGAACTCGACACCATCAAGATCTGTACGGCCTATTCCTACCATGGCGACATGGTGGAGACATTCCCGCAGGATCCCGACATTTTGGCCGAATGCAAACCGGTATATGAAGAAATGGAAGGGTGGAATTCCGACCTGTCGGGCGTACGCTCTTACGATGAGCTGCCGGAGAAAGCCCGCCTTTACCTTAAGAAGCTCGAAGAGGTGACTGGCTGCCCCATCGCCCTCGTTTCCGTGGGTCCCCGACGTGACCAGACCATGCAGGTAAAGAATCCTTTCGGCTCCAATTAAGACACAGAGCTGAAGATTTTTTTTGAAAAAGGGGTTGACTTCCCCAAAGGGTTCCAGTATAAAGTCATTCCTGTTGCACGAGCCGCTAGCTCAGATGGTAGAGCATCTGACTTTTAATCAGATGGTCGTTGGTTCGATCCCAACGCGGCTCACCAAGTCAAACCGTACACAGCGGGGTCATTTCCCGCGGGGTACTTGAAAGTTCAAGTCCCTATCGTCTAGCCTGGCCCAGGACACCGCCCTTTCACGGCGGCGACGGGGGTTCGAATCCCCCTGGGGACGCCAAAAAGAAAACGCCCCTTCCGATGCAGAGTCGGAAGGGGCGTTTTTCTTTTTTGTGGTGCTTATTTCACACAAAGCCGACCGGTATCATTCCACCTGCACACCCTTGCCCCCAGGTGTTGGTGGCAACCCGCAGTAGACCGTGGCAGGGGTGCGGCATTCGCTCTTGAATTCGAGTTCTGTGCATACACAGGCATCATAAGCGACTCCCGCGCCAAGGGTCAGTCTCCCGTCCACCCATTCCTCACACTCGTGGGAGACGGAAATGTGCTGCCTGCTGCGCTCGCAGGCGGTCTCGTTGTTGTAGCCTTTGCCAAAACCGGTCACCCTCTTAGTGTACTGATACGGCCCGTCATAGGTGGTAGGCTGGCAGTGAGGCGAATTGTCGCAGGAGCTGTCGATGCGCTTCTGTAGCCCAGGCGACCCAGCTTTTTCGGGGGCAGGATTCAGTCTGTCGGCGGAAACTGAAACAGGCGGGAGTTGCCGCTGTTGAGCAAGTTGGTACTGGTTCGAAGCCTCTTTCAGCAGGGCCACTCCGGAGGCTGCCCAGCTGTTGGAGTCATCTACGACCTCCTGCGCCTGCTGACGGGCGCTCTGGGCCAACCGGGCCTTCTTCTCTTCGGCCTCCGCAGCTCTGTGCGTCGCAAGGTGCTGGTTGCGGCGCTCAAGCTCAGCCTTGAAGTTTCTAATCTGCCGTTCGTTCATCTTCTGGAGCGCAATGTACTCCTCGATGACGAAGTTGGCCATCTGCGGCTTCCCCTGTTCTTCGGCGTAACTGGGAAGGGTGTAAAGCCCATCCATGTCGAAGGGGTCGGCCCCAGACTTTAGAAGCAGCGACAAAATCTCCTGATCCGTCTCGTCGCCGTCGCGACCCTTCAAAACGGCATACTCCAAGGGGGAGTACGCCACCGGCATGGGACC
The sequence above is a segment of the Desulfuromonas sp. KJ2020 genome. Coding sequences within it:
- the serA gene encoding phosphoglycerate dehydrogenase, with the protein product MKVLVSDNFSPAGLEVFKQAEGIELCYHPGLSPEDLLKEVADADALVVRGGTQVTEEVLRAATRLKVVGRAGIGIENMDLAAANRKGVVVMNTPFGSTTTTAEHTIAMLMALARQIPLASQSTKSGHWEKDRFTGVEIAGKTLGVIGGGKIGRLVIETALCLKMRVLLYDPYLSGEMARQLMAEQVDLDDLLQRSDFITLHVPLNSETVNILDEESLQRVKPGCRIINCAIGGLIDEDALARGITSGRIAGAALDVFSKEPPHKDNPLLSLPQVICTPHLRAATTDAQINVTVQVARQIVDFLLRGNIVNAINVPSISAELLAVMKPYIDLAGRLGSFQAQLCARGLEKLTIEYAGSVTDFPTEPLTLSLLKGLLTPMIGSMVNYVNAPHLAEERGIKVLETRSKASEGFANMIRLTVHCADGVRSVCGALFGEEDYRIVRVDDYPVEAVPDGHLLVLHNDDRPGVIGFIGYTLAEAGINVAMMNLSRRKIKGRAISLINVDSEIPEAVLTNMRNNAHILSAVQVRL
- a CDS encoding ATP phosphoribosyltransferase regulatory subunit, which translates into the protein MPIPDNAIEAMLPKGVKDFLPVKAAKIDFLRSSLLSVFSLWGFRPVIPPSLEFLHDLERGLGAGLREKTFRFDDRQSGKLVAFPPDITPQVARIVATRMREMPLPLRLCYSGRVLRHTEIQAGKDREIFQAGVELIGLESPEADAEMIAMAVECLKNLGAGEFTIDIGQVEFFRGVMENLPVSGDRARLIQAAIARKDNSGLKELLADLPLTEQARAEVMALPRLFGGREVLQKAENVVSNDRSRKALSDLKKVLDILEVYGVEDHVTFDLGELRGLDYHTGVTFQGFLTGFGRAVCFGGRYDNLTAAYGYPAPATGFAFNLLNLLFALDKRLDELAVCQTDVLIFQSAPDKELAQRLAQTLRKKGISAARDIIPRDLEGSLAYARKMNFRYVMILSPAQDIRLINLTDGSEKSVSYPSIQDESFVL
- a CDS encoding adenylosuccinate synthase, yielding MANVIIVGAQWGDEGKGKVVDIYTEYANDVVRYQGGNNAGHTLVVGDEKTVLHLIPSGILHEGKRCIIGNGVVLDPEVFIREITNLKKKGYLKDDSQLVIDGNVHVIMPYHREIDKAREARSGARKIGTTGRGIGPTYEDKIGRRGIRLNDLVKPQVFARKLKEILPEKNFYLEKFLGQNPLSEEAILEEYSGYAQVLEKYLGRASLILNESIEAGHNILFEGAQGSLLDIDHGTYPYVTSSSTIAGGACTGAGVGPRFIDEVIGISKAYVTRVGEGPFPTELNDEMGEKLRQIGQEFGATTGRPRRTGWFDAVALREAVRTNGLTGLAITKLDVLNELDTIKICTAYSYHGDMVETFPQDPDILAECKPVYEEMEGWNSDLSGVRSYDELPEKARLYLKKLEEVTGCPIALVSVGPRRDQTMQVKNPFGSN